The Marinococcus sp. PL1-022 DNA segment GGTTCCTACCCGGAGATGTTCCTCCCCCTTCCCCATCTTCTTTTCCGTTTCCTGCCATAGCAATAAGATCTGTTGAAATTGCTCGTATAACGTTTCTCCAGCTTCGGTCAATTGGACGCCGTTTGGATGGCGATCAAACAATTCCTGCTCATAATAAGCTTCCATCTTTTTTATTTTTGCCGTCATATTGGATTGCAAATGATGAAGATCGGCGGCAGCTTGGGAGATACTCGCCCGCTCCGCCACGGTCACAAACGCTCTCATATTTTCAATATCCATATCCTATCGCCTCCTCTATCAGAAAAAATGATAAGCCTATCACATCTAAGCCTTATCTTTGGCCCTGCCCGTTTGTATATAGTAAAGATACAAAGTAATCGATCACGGAAGGACCAAGATGATGAAAAAATACCTGTTTTTATTAGGCATTAGTATCATGTGGGGATCTCAATTTTATTTCGCCGAACAAGTATTAGACACGGTAGCCCCCATGACATTAGCAGCCATTCGTTCAACTATAGGAGCCTGCACACTGACGTTGGTAGCCCTACTACTTCCTCGTGCTCCATCTGCTTCCAGGCCATCCCTTCTTTATCGACGCCGTTATATCTTATATATGGCTGTCGCTTTATTCGAGGCGGTGATTCCTTTTTTCTTAGTTGCCTGGGGGCAAACTCGGGTGAGCAGCAGCGTGGCTTCCATTGTTATTGGCAGCACCCCTTTATGGACCATATTAATTGTTTGGATCGTCTTTCGCGAACGATTGCATCGACATCAAACGCTTGGAGTCGTAAGCGGCTTTATTGGTCTTATGATCATTTTCGCTCCTGGCATCGGTCGCGCTCAAACGGCGATCGTTTCTCCGGATACGGTAGGACTTGTCGCGCTTCTTCTAGCCGCTGGTAGTTATGCTGGAGCGCTTATTTTGATGCAGTATCTCCCGGGGGAATCCGTGGTCCGTTCCATGCGAAACGTGTTATGGATGGCTTCCGTCATGCTATGGCCTATGGTGTTCATGACGGGTACTTCCGAAATAATGTTCCGTGTGGCAGATACGCCCGCTTTACTCATTCTAGGCGTCTTTCAAACGGGCCTGGTCTATTGGCTATACAATCTTTTAGTGCATGTGGAAGGCCCTGTGTTCGCTTCGTTTTCCAACTATTTGATTCCTTTGGTAGGAATCTTTCTCGGCTCATTCCTGTTAAACGAACGTCTAACTGTTCCGATGGTCGTGGGGGTTATCGTCGTGATCGGTTCGATCATCATTAGTCGTACACCACCGCATACCTTACAAACCAACAATATCCAACGTTAATGATTTCGATGTGGGGGCCTTCATTATCCGCCCAATGCTTTTTAATGTTTCATGTGCCTTCCATAAAAGTCTATCATTTTTCTAAAAAAGGCAACATTAGAGGTGATAAGAAAGAAAAGTTGTTTTTGATAGCTTATATGCTATCATAGGGTATAGATATTCTCCTAGGAATGGATGGACCAATGATGGCATATGACATACAAGCATTAGGAAATGTTCCAGCGTTCGAAGATTGGCTATTCGATGCTGCAACGCAGGAATGGCAACAACGAGGTCGTCAGGGGATCTGGGGCAAAACCGCGGATCAGTACATTCGACAGCGAGCGGTCCTTGAATATAATCCGTACCCGCCGGAAGAGAACCAAACAAGGAGAGATGCTGTACCGCCGTCGATCAAACAGGTATATCGACATACGGAACTAGAGGAACTGTACCGCTGGGGAATCGATGGCGCTAAAACCGGCAATCACCGTTTATTGTTTGTGATTCATGAGGGGAAGAAAGTGTTGCTGCTGCATTATTTTGATAAGACATATAACGGCGCGATTCGGCGACCGGACATTGTCCCAGCCGAACGTTGTTACGACACTTATGGTGCAAAGGATTCCAAATAAAACGATTAAAATAAAGGAGGCAATTGTGATGAGTAAGGCATTCGATCGTTACCAAGAAGCTGTGGGAAAAGCTTACATTGATCGGCTAAAACAGGAAGCAGCTCTGGCAGCGACCATCAAAACCGAGCGTCGGCGCCAAGGTCTTTCCCAACAAGAATTGGCAGATGCGATTGGAAAACCAAAATCAACGATTGGTCGTATCGAAGCAGGCATTACGGTACCTCGAGTGGATACCCTCCTGGCCATTGCTCAAGTACTTCATATTACCTTTTCGCTTGGTGAAGCGTCTACAGACACAAATGACAAAGTTTCATTATAAGTAGCAAGAGACCGAGCGTGATATTAAAACCTTCATGCTCGGTTTTTACGTGTATTAAATAGTGGATTGGTGCAACATACAAATTAAAAGATACCTCCATTTAGAAGGCAAACCACTTTCCATAGCCTGGTTATTGTTAACACAATCTATCTTATCGGAAGTTATTAAACCATATCTCAATATAATAAGTGGCTTTCGTATTTTGAGAT contains these protein-coding regions:
- a CDS encoding DMT family transporter, with translation MMKKYLFLLGISIMWGSQFYFAEQVLDTVAPMTLAAIRSTIGACTLTLVALLLPRAPSASRPSLLYRRRYILYMAVALFEAVIPFFLVAWGQTRVSSSVASIVIGSTPLWTILIVWIVFRERLHRHQTLGVVSGFIGLMIIFAPGIGRAQTAIVSPDTVGLVALLLAAGSYAGALILMQYLPGESVVRSMRNVLWMASVMLWPMVFMTGTSEIMFRVADTPALLILGVFQTGLVYWLYNLLVHVEGPVFASFSNYLIPLVGIFLGSFLLNERLTVPMVVGVIVVIGSIIISRTPPHTLQTNNIQR
- a CDS encoding helix-turn-helix transcriptional regulator codes for the protein MSKAFDRYQEAVGKAYIDRLKQEAALAATIKTERRRQGLSQQELADAIGKPKSTIGRIEAGITVPRVDTLLAIAQVLHITFSLGEASTDTNDKVSL